A genome region from Dolichospermum compactum NIES-806 includes the following:
- a CDS encoding Uma2 family endonuclease, whose amino-acid sequence MVTTLVKNLSFEEYLNYDDGFGLKYELVDGQLEIMNPPKIEHFLIVNFLDTTLTAEIKRLTLHWLCFRETGVRTSRNKSRLSDLCVVTLEDAKELQNTSAVFQSPPLLIIEVVSPESVKRDYRYKRSEYAALGVPEYWIVDPLENKISVLFLEEGLYEDTVFTANQKIISRTFSELNITVEQVFNAGNLG is encoded by the coding sequence ATGGTAACAACATTAGTAAAAAACCTCTCCTTTGAGGAATACTTAAACTATGATGATGGATTTGGTTTGAAGTATGAACTGGTTGATGGACAGTTAGAAATTATGAACCCACCAAAAATTGAACATTTCTTGATTGTCAATTTTCTTGATACAACATTAACAGCGGAAATAAAGCGTTTAACTCTACATTGGCTGTGTTTTCGGGAAACTGGGGTGAGAACAAGTAGAAACAAATCGCGGTTGAGTGATTTGTGTGTAGTCACCCTAGAAGATGCAAAGGAATTACAAAATACTTCTGCTGTATTTCAATCACCACCATTATTGATTATCGAAGTGGTTAGTCCAGAATCGGTAAAAAGAGATTATCGTTATAAACGGTCGGAATATGCAGCTTTAGGAGTTCCTGAATATTGGATTGTCGATCCTTTAGAGAATAAGATTTCTGTGTTATTTCTGGAAGAAGGATTATATGAAGATACGGTATTTACTGCTAATCAAAAAATTATATCGCGGACTTTTTCCGAATTGAATATTACAGTTGAGCAGGTATTCAATGCAGGTAATTTGGGATAG
- a CDS encoding RNA-guided endonuclease InsQ/TnpB family protein — translation MLIFEFKVYGKSVQLTAIDDAIRTAQFVRNSCIRLWMDVKDTGKNDLQKYCAVLAANLPFANELNSMARQASAERAWSSISRFYDNCKKNIPGLKGYPQFQKDCRSVEYKTSGWRLADNRKSITFTDKKGIGRLKIKGTRDLHFYQINQIKRVRLVKRADGYYCQFCIDVNRRENVEPSGNTIGLDVGLKEYYTDSNGVMIENPKFLRIGEKVLKRSQRRVSRKIKGSKNRGKARQILGKRHLKISRKRKDHAVKLARCVVQSNDLISYEDLRIKNLVKNHCLAKSINDASWYQFRVWLEYFGLVFKRVRVAVNPQYTSQECSSCGEIVKKSLSTRTHTCKCGCVMDRDENAARNILSRGLSTVGHTGTFALDASNALGDKTSIQTGEILPE, via the coding sequence ATGCTAATTTTTGAGTTTAAAGTTTACGGAAAATCAGTTCAGTTAACAGCAATAGATGATGCAATTCGTACTGCCCAATTCGTTCGTAATAGCTGTATTCGGCTATGGATGGATGTTAAAGATACAGGCAAAAATGACTTGCAAAAATATTGTGCTGTACTAGCAGCTAATTTACCGTTTGCTAATGAACTCAATTCAATGGCGCGACAAGCTAGTGCTGAACGGGCATGGTCTTCTATCTCTCGGTTTTACGATAATTGCAAGAAGAATATTCCTGGTTTAAAGGGATATCCTCAATTTCAAAAAGATTGTCGTTCTGTTGAATATAAAACATCAGGATGGCGGCTTGCTGATAATCGTAAATCCATCACATTTACCGACAAAAAGGGTATTGGTAGATTAAAAATCAAGGGAACTCGTGACCTTCATTTCTACCAAATCAACCAAATAAAACGGGTAAGATTGGTAAAACGGGCTGATGGTTATTATTGTCAATTTTGTATTGATGTGAACCGTCGAGAAAATGTAGAACCATCAGGAAATACAATTGGATTAGATGTAGGACTAAAAGAATACTACACCGACTCCAATGGTGTAATGATTGAGAATCCTAAATTTCTGCGTATTGGGGAAAAAGTTCTTAAACGTTCGCAACGTCGTGTTTCTAGAAAAATCAAAGGTTCAAAGAATAGGGGCAAAGCTAGACAGATTTTAGGAAAACGCCACCTCAAAATAAGTAGGAAACGTAAAGACCATGCTGTGAAATTAGCACGGTGCGTAGTTCAGTCTAACGACTTGATATCCTACGAAGATTTGAGAATTAAAAATCTGGTGAAAAATCATTGTCTAGCTAAGTCTATTAACGACGCATCTTGGTATCAGTTTCGTGTCTGGCTTGAATATTTTGGACTCGTATTCAAGAGGGTAAGAGTAGCGGTTAACCCGCAATACACGAGCCAAGAATGCTCTAGCTGTGGTGAAATTGTCAAAAAATCTCTGTCCACTAGAACGCATACTTGTAAATGCGGTTGTGTGATGGATAGAGATGAAAATGCGGCTAGAAATATCCTGAGTCGAGGATTGAGTACGGTAGGACATACCGGAACTTTTGCGCTAGACGCAAGCAACGCTTTAGGAGATAAGACCTCTATTCAGACTGGAGAAATCCTGCCTGAGTAA
- a CDS encoding proline--tRNA ligase: MRLSQMLFFTLRDDPADAEIPSHKLLLRAGYIRRIGSGIYAYLPLMWRVLQKVSQIVREEMNATGAQECLLPQLQPAELWQESGRWDTYTKAEGIMFSLVDRREQQLGLGPTHEEVITTVARDMIRSYRQLPVHLYQIQTKFRDEIRPRFGLMRGREFIMKDGYSFHADEESLQKTYQEMYTAYSNMLRRSGLAFRAVEADSGAIGGSGSTEFMVLAEAGEDEVLYTEDSKYAANVEKAVSLPADAEISPFTTYEKRETPGTETIDKVCNFLKCSPTQIVKNVLYQTVYDNGFTVLVLINIRSDQEINEVKLQNELTKLAPQFGAKTILTLTVPNAEAQATWQTKSLPLGYIAPDLSDDYIAESKQVNSQFVRLVDKTAVELKNFVTGANEAGFHVVGANWGEQFKLPALTVDIRKAKLGDRSLHDPTQTLQTARGIEAGHIFQLGTKYSQVMGATYTNEQGEEKPLVMGCYGVGVSRLAQSAVEQSYDKDGIIWPVAIAPYHAIITIPNIKDAQQIAVAEKLYTELNQAGIETLLDDRDERAGVKFKDADLIGIPFRIVTGRAITNGKVEVVKRATRESQEIAIDEVINTLQQWIKDAIAS; this comes from the coding sequence ATGCGATTATCACAAATGTTATTTTTTACACTACGGGATGATCCGGCTGATGCGGAAATTCCTAGCCATAAATTGTTACTACGTGCAGGTTATATCCGCCGCATTGGTAGTGGGATTTATGCTTATCTTCCCCTAATGTGGCGGGTTTTGCAAAAAGTTTCCCAAATTGTTCGGGAAGAAATGAATGCTACCGGCGCACAAGAATGTTTATTACCGCAGTTACAACCTGCTGAATTATGGCAGGAGTCGGGACGCTGGGACACTTATACTAAGGCTGAGGGAATTATGTTTTCCTTGGTGGATAGAAGGGAACAACAATTAGGACTAGGACCAACTCATGAAGAAGTAATTACAACTGTTGCTCGTGATATGATTCGTTCCTATCGTCAATTACCTGTACATTTATATCAAATTCAAACTAAGTTTCGTGATGAAATTCGTCCCCGGTTTGGTTTAATGCGCGGACGAGAATTTATTATGAAAGATGGTTATTCTTTCCATGCTGATGAGGAAAGTTTGCAAAAAACTTACCAGGAAATGTACACTGCTTACAGTAATATGTTGCGGCGTTCTGGTTTGGCTTTTCGGGCTGTGGAAGCTGATTCTGGTGCCATTGGTGGTTCTGGTTCTACAGAGTTTATGGTGTTAGCAGAAGCGGGAGAAGATGAAGTTCTCTATACTGAAGATAGTAAATATGCAGCAAACGTAGAAAAAGCAGTTTCTTTACCAGCAGATGCGGAAATTTCACCTTTTACAACTTATGAAAAACGGGAAACTCCGGGAACAGAAACTATAGATAAAGTTTGTAATTTCTTGAAATGTTCTCCTACCCAAATTGTGAAAAACGTTTTATATCAAACTGTTTATGATAACGGTTTTACTGTTTTGGTATTAATAAATATTCGCTCAGATCAGGAAATTAATGAAGTTAAATTACAAAATGAATTGACTAAATTAGCTCCTCAATTTGGTGCTAAAACTATCCTCACTTTAACTGTACCAAATGCTGAAGCTCAAGCAACATGGCAAACAAAATCTTTGCCTTTGGGTTACATAGCACCTGATCTTAGTGATGATTATATTGCGGAAAGTAAACAGGTAAATTCTCAGTTTGTGCGGTTGGTGGATAAGACTGCTGTGGAGTTAAAAAACTTTGTCACTGGTGCAAATGAAGCTGGTTTTCACGTCGTTGGCGCAAATTGGGGTGAGCAATTTAAATTACCTGCACTAACCGTAGATATTCGTAAGGCAAAATTAGGCGATCGCTCCCTGCACGACCCAACCCAAACCCTACAAACAGCTAGAGGCATCGAAGCCGGTCATATCTTCCAACTGGGGACAAAATACTCCCAGGTGATGGGTGCAACTTATACCAACGAACAAGGGGAAGAGAAACCTTTAGTTATGGGTTGTTATGGTGTAGGTGTGTCACGTTTAGCACAATCAGCCGTAGAACAATCCTATGATAAAGATGGCATAATTTGGCCAGTGGCGATCGCCCCCTATCACGCCATCATCACCATTCCTAACATTAAAGATGCCCAACAAATCGCCGTTGCCGAAAAACTTTACACAGAACTCAACCAAGCAGGAATAGAAACCTTATTAGATGACAGAGATGAACGGGCAGGAGTAAAATTCAAAGATGCAGATTTAATCGGTATCCCCTTCAGAATCGTCACTGGCAGAGCCATTACAAATGGTAAAGTCGAAGTAGTCAAACGCGCAACCCGTGAATCTCAAGAAATTGCCATTGACGAAGTGATCAATACATTGCAACAATGGATTAAAGATGCAATAGCAAGTTAA
- a CDS encoding peptidylprolyl isomerase has translation MLNLFKSWVKNSLKVILLLTIFLGTSTAGWTPASNAGLPAGNAITDGKALLRYALPIDNQPVRKLQASLEDISNQLRANKRWGAVNNDLKQALRILDKPSQILASVPEERQPQAEAWMTELKSGIIELQEVVKTKQKEPVLDGRAKLLNLVSLLEESMVKEFPFEVPAEYSNLPQLKGRATIAFKTNKGDLTVVVDGYSAPVTAGNFVDLVQRGFYNGLEFTRSEESYFLQTGDPVGKEVGFIDPQTGEYRAVPLEILVQGEKEPTYGITLEEAGRYLDMPVLPFSSFGALVMARPENEANGGSSQVFFFLFEPELTPAGRNLLDGRYSVFGYLTEGREVLDKLKAGDKIESATVVKGIENLVQPQAA, from the coding sequence ATGTTGAACTTATTTAAGTCCTGGGTGAAGAATAGCCTAAAAGTAATATTGCTATTAACAATATTTTTAGGCACAAGTACGGCTGGGTGGACTCCCGCTAGTAATGCCGGCTTACCAGCAGGAAACGCAATTACCGACGGTAAGGCTTTGTTGCGCTATGCACTGCCGATAGATAATCAACCTGTCCGTAAATTGCAAGCCAGTTTAGAGGATATTTCTAACCAACTGCGGGCAAATAAACGATGGGGTGCAGTTAATAATGACCTCAAACAGGCATTGCGAATACTCGATAAACCTTCCCAAATATTAGCAAGCGTTCCGGAAGAACGCCAACCTCAAGCCGAAGCTTGGATGACTGAATTGAAATCTGGCATCATAGAACTGCAAGAAGTGGTGAAAACTAAACAAAAAGAACCCGTTCTTGACGGAAGAGCTAAATTACTCAATCTTGTTAGCTTGTTAGAAGAATCAATGGTGAAGGAATTCCCCTTTGAAGTCCCGGCTGAGTATAGTAACTTACCCCAACTCAAAGGACGCGCTACCATTGCTTTTAAAACTAATAAAGGTGATTTGACTGTAGTTGTTGATGGCTATAGCGCTCCCGTGACTGCTGGTAACTTTGTTGATTTGGTACAAAGAGGTTTTTATAACGGTTTAGAGTTCACCCGTTCGGAAGAATCTTATTTTCTCCAAACCGGAGATCCTGTAGGTAAGGAAGTCGGTTTTATTGATCCTCAAACTGGCGAATATCGGGCTGTTCCTTTAGAAATTCTAGTCCAAGGTGAAAAAGAACCAACCTATGGCATTACTCTCGAAGAAGCTGGACGTTATTTAGATATGCCGGTTTTACCATTTTCGTCTTTTGGCGCTTTAGTTATGGCACGTCCAGAAAATGAAGCTAATGGTGGTTCTTCTCAAGTTTTCTTTTTCCTTTTTGAACCAGAACTTACTCCCGCAGGACGTAATCTTTTAGATGGTCGTTATTCTGTGTTTGGTTATTTGACTGAAGGGAGAGAGGTTTTAGATAAACTCAAAGCTGGTGACAAAATTGAATCTGCAACCGTTGTTAAAGGAATTGAAAATTTAGTTCAGCCTCAAGCAGCTTAA
- a CDS encoding ISAs1 family transposase: MCPSCAWVKRKDCKVLLQDSTLVDPDNKWLNLQSVGMVEYIQKINGKTQVETRYYISSLTNNAKLLGQSVRSHWGVENSLHWVLDVAFREDDCRIRKDNAPQNFAVLRHIAVNLLGKEKSQKLGIKSKQVCAGWDDEYLEKILECI, translated from the coding sequence TTGTGTCCAAGTTGTGCATGGGTAAAACGCAAAGATTGTAAAGTTTTATTGCAGGATTCAACACTTGTGGATCCAGACAATAAATGGCTAAATCTTCAAAGTGTAGGAATGGTAGAATATATACAAAAAATCAATGGAAAAACTCAGGTTGAAACCCGTTATTATATTAGTAGCTTGACGAATAATGCCAAATTATTAGGACAATCAGTTCGCAGCCATTGGGGTGTAGAAAACTCATTACATTGGGTTTTGGATGTAGCTTTTAGAGAAGATGATTGTCGGATAAGAAAGGATAACGCACCACAAAATTTCGCAGTTCTTCGTCATATAGCAGTTAATCTTTTAGGAAAAGAAAAAAGTCAAAAACTAGGAATTAAAAGTAAGCAGGTTTGTGCAGGATGGGATGATGAATATTTAGAGAAGATTTTAGAATGTATCTGA
- a CDS encoding DUF2997 domain-containing protein translates to MAEYQKIEYRIGKDGKIVERVLNVTGSSCVETTKGLEKSLGQIESQELLPEYYEREENINIAESQSLKQQ, encoded by the coding sequence ATGGCTGAATATCAAAAGATTGAATATCGCATTGGGAAAGATGGTAAAATTGTGGAACGGGTTTTAAATGTCACTGGTTCTAGTTGTGTGGAAACTACAAAAGGCTTAGAAAAATCTTTGGGACAAATAGAATCTCAGGAATTATTACCCGAATATTACGAACGAGAAGAGAATATTAACATTGCTGAAAGTCAATCTTTAAAACAACAATAA
- the efp gene encoding elongation factor P, whose product MISSNDFRPGVSIVLDGSVWRVIDFLHVKPGKGSAFVRTTLKNVQTGKQLEKTFRAGESVPQATLEKVTMQHTYKEGDEFIFMDMETYEEGRLTSAQIGDRVKYLKDGMEVNVIRWGEQVLEVELPNSVVLEIVQTDPGVKGDTATGGTKPAILETGATIMVPLFIAQGERIKIDTREDKYLGRE is encoded by the coding sequence ATGATCTCTAGTAACGACTTTCGACCTGGTGTTTCAATTGTATTAGATGGTTCGGTTTGGCGCGTGATAGATTTCCTTCACGTTAAGCCAGGCAAGGGTTCTGCCTTCGTGCGGACAACACTGAAAAATGTCCAAACTGGCAAACAGTTAGAAAAAACTTTTCGGGCTGGGGAAAGCGTTCCTCAAGCGACTTTGGAAAAGGTGACGATGCAACATACCTATAAAGAAGGCGATGAGTTTATCTTTATGGATATGGAAACCTATGAGGAAGGTAGATTAACTTCAGCGCAAATTGGCGATCGCGTCAAGTACCTCAAAGATGGTATGGAAGTTAACGTGATTCGCTGGGGTGAACAAGTCCTAGAAGTGGAGTTACCTAATTCTGTAGTTTTGGAAATTGTGCAAACAGATCCCGGTGTCAAAGGTGATACTGCTACAGGTGGTACTAAACCCGCAATCCTGGAAACTGGGGCAACTATCATGGTTCCTTTGTTTATTGCCCAAGGGGAACGGATCAAAATTGATACCAGAGAAGATAAGTATTTAGGCAGGGAATAA
- a CDS encoding nucleotide exchange factor GrpE has protein sequence MLEQINNIAFAVILVIIVYIILRILFPETNENKSINNQSAISPDTEQKIKDLEVQCQRLREELKQQSQQLQSDFQNETFTQLQTLLSNYPTVKKMALAKPELPAKNLVSLFTSLDNLITSWGYTVIGETWEQVNYNPQLHQADSDDIQEGELVYIRFIGYQDGDKVLYPAKVSRTLPSGYNQS, from the coding sequence ATGCTAGAACAAATTAATAATATTGCTTTTGCTGTAATTCTCGTAATCATCGTTTATATTATTCTGCGGATATTATTCCCAGAAACTAATGAAAATAAATCAATTAATAATCAATCTGCTATTTCTCCAGATACAGAACAGAAGATTAAAGATTTAGAGGTTCAATGTCAACGACTGCGCGAAGAACTAAAACAACAATCTCAACAATTACAAAGCGATTTTCAAAATGAAACTTTTACCCAATTACAAACTTTACTCAGCAACTATCCCACAGTCAAAAAAATGGCTTTAGCTAAACCTGAATTACCTGCTAAAAACCTAGTCTCTCTATTTACATCTTTAGATAATTTAATTACCAGTTGGGGTTATACTGTGATTGGTGAAACTTGGGAACAGGTTAATTATAATCCTCAATTACATCAAGCTGATAGCGATGATATTCAAGAAGGGGAATTAGTATATATTCGTTTTATTGGTTATCAAGATGGTGATAAAGTTCTGTATCCTGCTAAAGTTAGTCGCACTCTTCCTAGTGGATATAATCAATCTTAA
- a CDS encoding Hsp70 family protein — protein sequence MTTIAIDFGTSNTVISILEPDTQQPKSLRFPNLSRVFVGVTPQGERLEYPVIPSVVFIKSGNNIILGEGVRSQRLGLSQTYPPERLFKKFKRDLAGDYQPPAIQIDGIHYHAVSISELFIQTIWTEIQKQNIHPSHLIFTVPVGAFERYLDWFRDLGKKLNVPQVSIVDESTAAALGYAIKHPGKLILVVDFGGGTLDLSLVKTVTNADENNSLRAEVLAKSEAYVGGEDIDVWIVDDYLRSQNLTPEQVGKIGYQNLLEIAERLKIQLSKNQSVAESWFDDESFMSYELKINREKLEEILEYRQFLQQLRNTLDEVLASALRKGISKNDIEQVLLVGGSCLIPAVQQLIISYFGKAKVKLNKPFDAVSHGALAITQITEIDDFLRHSYAIRLWESYSRSYIYHPIFTKGTKYPCQSSQWLTLQTANNGQTEIRLDIGELADMTQTEIAFDAWGRMTSSTLQHQESYRSLDTQHQQVCVAKLNPPGEAGIDRISVLFEVDSRRTLLATVKDLLRGEMLVDRGEIYKLS from the coding sequence ATGACAACTATAGCAATTGATTTTGGTACAAGTAATACTGTAATTAGTATTTTAGAACCTGATACTCAACAACCTAAAAGTTTACGTTTTCCTAATTTATCCCGTGTATTTGTTGGTGTGACTCCTCAAGGTGAAAGATTAGAATATCCAGTTATTCCTAGTGTAGTATTTATTAAATCGGGTAATAATATCATATTAGGTGAAGGTGTTCGTAGTCAAAGATTAGGACTTTCTCAAACTTATCCTCCTGAACGGTTATTTAAAAAGTTTAAACGTGATTTAGCTGGAGATTATCAACCACCAGCAATCCAAATTGATGGTATACATTATCATGCTGTCTCTATTTCTGAGTTATTTATCCAAACTATTTGGACAGAAATACAAAAGCAAAATATCCACCCTAGTCATTTAATTTTTACTGTTCCCGTTGGTGCTTTTGAACGTTATTTAGATTGGTTTCGAGATTTAGGAAAAAAGTTAAATGTTCCTCAAGTTTCCATTGTTGATGAATCTACTGCTGCGGCTTTAGGATATGCTATAAAACACCCTGGTAAGTTAATTTTAGTAGTAGATTTTGGTGGGGGAACTCTTGATTTAAGTTTAGTTAAAACTGTAACTAATGCTGATGAAAATAACAGTTTACGTGCTGAGGTTTTAGCTAAGTCGGAAGCCTATGTAGGTGGGGAAGATATTGATGTTTGGATAGTTGATGATTATTTACGTTCTCAAAATCTAACACCAGAACAAGTAGGAAAAATTGGTTATCAGAATTTATTAGAAATTGCTGAACGGTTAAAGATTCAATTATCAAAAAATCAATCTGTCGCTGAAAGTTGGTTTGATGATGAATCTTTTATGTCTTATGAATTAAAAATTAATCGTGAAAAATTAGAGGAAATTTTAGAATATAGACAGTTTTTACAACAGTTACGAAATACCTTAGATGAGGTTTTAGCTTCTGCTTTACGAAAGGGTATTAGTAAAAATGATATTGAACAGGTTTTATTGGTCGGAGGAAGTTGTTTAATTCCCGCAGTTCAACAATTAATTATTTCCTACTTTGGTAAAGCTAAGGTAAAACTAAATAAACCTTTTGATGCTGTCTCTCATGGTGCATTAGCAATAACACAAATTACCGAAATAGATGATTTTTTACGTCATAGTTACGCAATTCGTTTATGGGAAAGTTATAGCAGAAGTTATATTTATCATCCTATATTTACTAAAGGTACAAAATATCCTTGTCAAAGTTCCCAATGGTTAACCTTACAAACAGCAAATAATGGACAAACAGAAATTCGTTTAGATATTGGTGAATTAGCTGATATGACACAAACGGAAATTGCGTTTGATGCTTGGGGAAGAATGACTTCTAGCACTCTTCAACATCAAGAAAGTTACCGTTCCCTAGATACTCAACATCAACAGGTATGTGTTGCTAAACTTAACCCACCAGGTGAAGCAGGTATTGATAGAATATCTGTGTTATTTGAGGTAGATTCTCGACGGACTTTATTAGCAACTGTGAAGGATTTATTGAGAGGAGAGATGTTAGTTGATAGGGGAGAAATTTATAAATTGAGCTAA
- a CDS encoding type I restriction endonuclease — protein sequence MVSTVGITDTIKSLSDLQARCNLHQAEDENFFNEWLIDLPQLKPQEQSGVTRIKQRYDYHRVDSLLLEGTINLLVVSPLLELAGFLDSPYRIRSPYGITLEIEEPEETIRGFIDVLVVQGELWIFVVESKRNSISVVAAIPQLLAYMLTTPHRDKSVFGMATNGDEFIFIKLAITDKPEYDVSRTFSLFPRRHELAEVLQILKRLGEAIAVCT from the coding sequence ATGGTTTCTACCGTTGGCATTACAGACACTATTAAAAGCTTGAGTGATTTACAAGCTCGTTGTAACTTACACCAAGCAGAAGATGAAAACTTTTTTAATGAATGGTTGATAGATTTACCCCAACTCAAACCACAAGAACAATCAGGTGTTACTCGCATTAAACAGCGTTATGATTATCATCGTGTTGATAGTCTATTATTAGAAGGGACAATTAATCTTTTAGTCGTTTCACCACTTTTGGAACTTGCAGGTTTTCTAGATTCACCTTACCGAATTCGTTCACCCTATGGCATAACTTTAGAAATTGAAGAACCAGAAGAAACAATTCGCGGTTTTATTGATGTCCTAGTTGTACAGGGAGAACTTTGGATTTTTGTGGTTGAATCTAAACGAAATAGCATTTCAGTTGTCGCAGCAATACCGCAGTTATTAGCCTATATGTTAACTACTCCCCACCGGGATAAATCAGTATTTGGTATGGCTACAAATGGCGATGAATTTATATTTATAAAACTAGCTATCACAGACAAACCTGAATACGACGTATCACGCACATTTTCCCTATTTCCCCGACGACATGAATTAGCTGAAGTGTTGCAAATTTTAAAACGATTAGGAGAAGCTATAGCGGTATGCACTTGA
- the accB gene encoding acetyl-CoA carboxylase biotin carboxyl carrier protein, with protein sequence MTLDFNEIRQLLVTIAQTDIAEVTLKNNEFELKVRKAVSFSNNAPGTVSGVVSAGVTQLVSTALPSSTEGAVTNKVVDNSVAQPPHSSSPINQKLVEVPSPMVGTFYRSPAPGEAAFVEVGDRVKAGQSVCIIEAMKLMNEIEAEVSGQVMEILVQNGEPVEYGQPLMRINPD encoded by the coding sequence GTGACATTAGACTTTAATGAAATCCGTCAGCTATTAGTAACTATTGCCCAAACAGATATTGCGGAAGTTACCCTCAAAAATAATGAATTTGAGCTAAAAGTCCGAAAAGCTGTCAGTTTTAGTAATAATGCTCCAGGAACAGTTAGTGGTGTGGTGAGCGCTGGTGTAACCCAGTTAGTATCTACAGCCTTACCCAGTTCCACTGAGGGGGCTGTAACCAATAAAGTTGTTGATAATTCAGTCGCACAACCTCCTCATTCTTCTTCACCAATTAATCAAAAATTAGTTGAAGTACCATCACCAATGGTAGGGACATTTTACCGCTCCCCAGCCCCAGGAGAAGCAGCGTTTGTGGAGGTAGGCGATCGCGTCAAAGCTGGTCAAAGTGTCTGTATCATTGAAGCTATGAAGCTAATGAACGAAATTGAAGCCGAAGTCTCTGGACAGGTGATGGAAATTTTAGTTCAAAATGGTGAACCAGTAGAATATGGTCAGCCTTTAATGAGAATTAACCCTGATTAA
- a CDS encoding GerMN domain-containing protein has product MNNQQRTNGVSSGVIAAISAAVVVVSGGMAWFSAQTPNNSTPDNSSQTIKQPIKQSTTQQGNEQIASIYWLRSKENHLDLVPQPFKVAATQPNQVLEAAFKTLLAGRSEGTGSTTIPQGTQLLGLKAENNNIHVNLSEKFTTGGGSTSMMGRVGQVVYTATSLNPQAKVYIEVNGKLLEVLGGEGVELEQPLTRESFQKNYPL; this is encoded by the coding sequence ATGAATAACCAACAAAGAACTAACGGCGTTTCTTCCGGTGTGATAGCAGCTATTTCCGCAGCAGTGGTGGTGGTTAGCGGTGGTATGGCTTGGTTTTCTGCTCAGACTCCCAATAATTCTACACCTGATAACTCTTCACAAACCATTAAACAGCCTATCAAGCAATCAACAACTCAACAAGGTAATGAACAGATTGCTAGTATATATTGGCTCAGATCCAAGGAAAATCACCTGGATTTAGTTCCCCAACCCTTTAAAGTTGCTGCTACCCAACCCAATCAAGTTTTAGAAGCAGCATTTAAAACTTTATTAGCAGGTCGAAGTGAAGGCACAGGCTCTACTACTATTCCCCAGGGTACTCAACTATTGGGACTCAAAGCAGAAAATAATAATATTCATGTGAATTTGTCTGAAAAGTTTACCACTGGTGGAGGTAGCACGTCCATGATGGGGCGTGTAGGGCAAGTTGTATATACTGCTACTAGTTTAAATCCTCAAGCCAAAGTATATATCGAAGTCAATGGCAAGCTTTTAGAGGTTTTAGGGGGTGAAGGTGTGGAATTAGAACAACCTCTCACCCGCGAAAGTTTTCAGAAAAATTATCCGCTTTAG
- a CDS encoding DUF1257 domain-containing protein, whose amino-acid sequence MSHFTTIKVQIKQGEVLLDVLQELGYQVEQNTNVRGYMGDKTNAEYVIKQSNGYDLGFRKNGESYELVADFWGAKINQQEFINNISQKYAHKTLMETIQTEGFNVEEEEVLADGTVRVLVGRWV is encoded by the coding sequence ATGTCTCATTTTACAACTATTAAGGTGCAAATTAAACAGGGTGAAGTTTTGCTTGACGTTTTGCAAGAGTTGGGTTATCAAGTTGAACAAAATACTAATGTACGCGGTTACATGGGTGATAAAACTAATGCTGAATATGTGATTAAGCAATCTAATGGTTATGATTTAGGTTTTCGTAAAAATGGAGAAAGTTATGAGTTAGTGGCAGATTTTTGGGGTGCGAAAATTAATCAGCAGGAGTTTATTAATAATATTAGTCAAAAATACGCTCATAAAACTTTGATGGAAACAATTCAAACTGAGGGTTTTAATGTGGAGGAAGAGGAGGTTTTAGCAGATGGTACGGTGCGGGTTTTAGTTGGTAGATGGGTTTAA